A genomic stretch from Malus domestica chromosome 15, GDT2T_hap1 includes:
- the LOC103431784 gene encoding F-box protein At1g10780-like — MVCCEAPETLRESKRKLANALRSVANFNSNFHLMDPLPDAVVQYILSYMENAKDVAICNCVSKRWKDSMPYIRSLYFPRSSFDSHMGGDSPDDIVLKMVSMIERLENLVVYSPFSGAGLASWLLIIGPSLKYLELRMDNIAEYQTSLESPSKLDYLSAAENLESLKLWGVLVARSPKWDVFQKLRNLEIVGAKLEDPALSTVLQACPNLTNLVLLGCEGVRSVSIELPYLEQCKLDFYGLGNCSFSMGCPKIKFLEVQGCSWIRVRDTKLLKNLSIANNAGRVYMVDFEKLVALEFLSIRGVQWCWDAIRNMLQCASEVKHLFMKVEFTGDSEILQPFPEVDFVDFFNNHPKLQKFDIHGAMFAALCQKNSLKNVDSGFSIPCLEEVMITVRSPLNAEQKMSTLESLLKYAKNLKTMVIKILQMKSSHSSADDFFDEICRFRHMNRKIVRIE, encoded by the exons ATGGTTTGTTGTGAAGCACCAGAGACGTTGAGAGAGAGCAAGCGGAAATTGGCAAACGCTCTCAGATCCGTTGcaaatttcaattcaaatttcCATCT AATGGACCCTCTGCCTGATGCTGTTGTTCAATACATATTGTCGTATATGGAAAACGCCAAAGACGTTGCAATTTGTAATTGTGTATCCAAGCGATGGAAGGACTCAATGCCTTATATAAGGAGCCTTTACTTCCCCAGAAGCTCCTTTGATAGCCATATGGGTGGAGACAGTCCTGATGACATTGTATTGAAGATGGTTTCAATGATTGAACGATTAGAAAATCTTGTTGTTTATAGTCCCTTCTCGGGTGCTGGCCTTGCTTCTTGGTTATTGATCATAGGTCCCTCTCTTAAGTATCTGGAGCTTCGAATGGACAATATTGCTGAATATCAGACCTCTCTTGAAAGCCCTTCAAAACTGGACTACTTAAGTGCTGCAGAAAATTTGGAGTCTTTAAAACTTTGGGGAGTTTTAGTGGCCCGTTCCCCAAAGTGGGATGTCTTCCAGAAACTCAGGAACCTTGAAATTGTTGGAGCGAAACTGGAGGATCCTGCATTGTCAACTGTGCTTCAGGCCTGTCCGAATCTTACCAATTTGGTGTTACTTGGTTGTGAAGGAGTGAGATCGGTTTCAATTGAGTTGCCATATTTGGAGCAGTGTAAGCTGGACTTTTATGGCTTGGGCAACTGCTCATTTTCCATGGGGTGCCCAAAAATTAAATTCCTTGAGGTGCAAGGCTGTAGCTGGATTCGGGTTCGTGACACAAAGCTTTTGAAAAATCTTTCTATTGCCAATAATGCAG GGAGAGTCTACATGGTTGATTTTGAGAAACTTGTCGCTCTAGAGTTCTTATCAATTAGGGGAGTCCAGTGGTGTTGGGACGCAATAAGAAATATGCTTCAATGTGCAAGTGAAGTGAAACACCTTTTCATGAAGGTGGAATTCACAGGGGATTCTGAGATCCTTCAACCCTTTCCAGAGGTTGActtcgttgatttcttcaatAACCATCCCAAGCTGCAAAAGTTTGATATCCATGGAGCCATGTTTGCTGCCCTTTGTCAGAAAAACAGCCTGAAAAAT gttgATTCAGGATTTTCAATTCCTTGCCTGGAAGAAGTGATGATCACAGTGAGATCACCGCTGAATGCTGAACAGAAAATGAGCACTCTTGAGTCCTTGTTGAAGTACGCGAAGAATCTGAAGACAATGGTGATAAAGATTCTTCAGATGAAGAGCAGTCATAGCAGTGCAGATGATTTCTTCGACGAGATTTGCAGGTTTAGACACATGAACCGAAAGATCGTTAGAATAGAATAA
- the LOC103402392 gene encoding transmembrane emp24 domain-containing protein p24delta4-like, giving the protein MPTRTSATVLAAALLLIACSVVPTGEAIWMKLPSSDTKCVSEEIQNNVVVLGDYGVISHDHNHSSTISVNVTSPYGNNLHHRENATDGQFAFTTQESGTYLACFSVDGNKHEGSSVSLNLDWKIGIAAQDWDSVARKEKIEGVELELRKLEQLVIAVILYQRFLKAREVERRNLSEQTNSRVARYSMMSLSLCIGVSCLQLWHLKRFFRKKKII; this is encoded by the exons ATGCCGACGAGAACAAGTGCGACAGTGTTGGCCGCGGCCCTCTTGTTGATCGCGTGCTCGGTGGTGCCGACTGGTGAAGCCATTTGGATGAAATTACCCTCCTCCGACACCAAGTGCGTCTCTGAAGAAATCCAGAACAACGTCGTCGTTTTGGGCGATTACGGCGTTATCTCCCATGATCACAACCACTCCTCCACCATCTCCGTCAAT GTGACATCGCCATATGGGAACAATCTTCATCACAGGGAGAATGCAACAGATGGTCAGTTTGCCTTCACAACTCAAGAGTCTGGCACCTACCTGGCTTGTTTTTCGGTTGATGGTAACAAACATGAAGGTAGTTCAGTAAGTCTCAACCTTGACTGGAAAATTGGAATTGCGGCTCAGGATTGGGATTCAGTAGCAAGAAAAGAGAAGATTGAG GGTGTTGAGCTTGAACTACGGAAACTTGAACAACTAGTGATTGCTGTCATCCTGTATCAACGCTTTCTCAAGGCCAG AGAAGTGGAAAGGAGGAATTTGAGCGAACAAACTAACTCGAGGGTGGCACGGTATAGCATGATGTCGTTGAGCCTCTGCATTGGAGTTTCATGTCTGCAGCTATGGCACTTGAAGAGATTTTTCCGAAAGAAGAAGATTATTTGA